One Besnoitia besnoiti strain Bb-Ger1 chromosome VIII, whole genome shotgun sequence DNA segment encodes these proteins:
- a CDS encoding hypothetical protein (encoded by transcript BESB_082810) produces the protein MLCYMVNCQNWSGVTSVRIFGLSLVVRRLRYAAPASPTLSLFIMVQKSISETLSEVPPLQSSSGGAQVTPQPLTSVVIHQVPDGFHVAHHNRTRLPKETLWLRSIGM, from the exons ATGCTATGCTACATGGTGAACTGCCAAAACTGGTCGGGCGTCACGTCTGTTCGAATATTTGGACTTTCCCTGGTtgttcgccgtcttcgctaCGCAGCGCCGGCATCGCCTACACTGTCTCTGTTTATCATGGTCCAGAAGAGCATCAGTGAAACTCTATCGGAAGTGCCACCTTTGCAGAGCAGCTCAGGTGGCGCGCAAGTCACTCCGCAACCTCTCACCAGCGTTGTCATCCACCAA GTGCCGGACGGCTTTCACGTGGCACACCACAACAGAACACGGTTGCCGAAG GAAACTTTGTGGCTACGGAGTATCGGTATGTAG
- a CDS encoding Kinesin-associated protein (encoded by transcript BESB_082800), giving the protein MVKRGIVRVLVDSLDRRHRDLVLVCLIFLWRLSAISGNKDEIVQNGFLSKAARLLQKFSAKDAYTIPTATTTLKVLYNLSFDPTVSTEMVNCGILSHVADAVGAPPLRTASLRVLYQLTIEARGRSLLTFHKSGVPLLLDLAAATPKNACVGK; this is encoded by the exons ATGGTAAAGAGAGGAATTGTACGTGTGCTTGTGGACTCGCTGGACCGAAGACATCGGGATCTGGTCCTTGTTTGCCTCATATTTCTCTGGCGGCTTAGCGCCATCAGCGGCAACAAGGATGAAATAGTTCAAAATG GATTTCTCTCGAAGGCGGCACGTCTCCTTCAGAAGTTCTCAGCAAAAGACGCTTACACTATACCAACGGCTACCACTACGCTTAAGGTACTCTACAACCTGAGCTTCGACCCGACTGTTTCCACGGAGATGGTGAACTGCGGCATTCTCTCACACGTCGCAGATGCCGTCGGAGCCCCCCCTTTGCGGACA GCCTCGCTCCGCGTTCTGTACCAGCTGACTATCGAGGCCAGGGGCAGATCGCTGCTCACCTTCCACAAGTCTGGAGTCCCTCTCTTATTGGATTTAGCTGCCGCAACGCCGAAAAATGCCTGCGTAGGAAAGTGA